Proteins from a single region of Anastrepha ludens isolate Willacy chromosome 5, idAnaLude1.1, whole genome shotgun sequence:
- the LOC128862727 gene encoding protein Aatf, with the protein MLRKKTSKTKTVSDKISELLERNTHGKDESSDEQGEEPRVEEEFDEYDIPDTRSSDIRKRNVKLLSEQSARYRGKISSRNELEEEQESDLSDEEEQSEENDDSSDDDNDVDLQAFTKKLNGAGNKGRRDAPSFQNDSEEDESANSDLNEDSEVEEEGEGEEEEDDQDDYDEDGIESEDDASDQENTEGTDIITEANRQAEVQKGLCVQNQLQIWERLLEMRIHTQKVISKSNQLPTTDQLKVQQSESEKLANVSRESVNRVSTLLSTLLQLQNALCEQFSEQRNALKKSLKRPLPIQDPEADNHIPIKRFADHIDAHFQEFKPYRNAVLLKWDDRTKLLTPGAGAKKKSLTENYDIIRKIENTLQNRTLLVEKSQTLKNEIDGVEESGTVENSDLEAIQKHNRNVELYDDSDFYHQQLRELIEYKTNTSVSASEITQQYVELQKLRQKMKKKVDTRASKGRKLRYTVHNKLINFMAPDDTSTWTEESKDELYRSLFAA; encoded by the exons ATGCTGCGCAAGAAGACTTCCAAAACAAAAACCGTATCAGACAAAATCTCCGAGCTGCTAGAGCGCAACACCCATGGAAAGGATGAGAGCAGCGATGAGCAAGGCGAGGAACCACGTGTGGAAGAGGAATTCGATGAATACGACATACCCGATACGCGCTCCTCAGATATCAGAAAACGAAATGTGAAGCTTTTATCAGAGCAAAGTGCGCGGTATCGGGGGAAAATATCATCACGAAATGAGCTAGAGGAAGAGCAGGAAAGCGATTTGTCCGATGAAGAAGAGCAGAGCGAAGAAAATGATGATTCCTCGGACGATGATAACGACGTGGACTTACAAGCGTTCACCAAAAAGCTGAACGGTGCTGGAAATAAAGGAAGAAGGGATGCACCATCATTTCAGAATGACAGTGAAGAGGACGAAAGTGCAAATAGTGATTTAAATGAGGACAGTGAAGTTGAAGAAGAAGGCGAAGGCGAAGAGGAAGAGGATGATCAAGATGACTATGATGAAGATGGCATAGAAAGCGAAGATGATGCTAGTGATCAAGAGAATACGGAAGGAACGGACATAATCACCGAAGCGAATCGTCAAGCCGAAGTACAAAAAGGTCTGTGTGTGCAGAATCAATTGCAAATTTGGGAACGCCTGCTAGAAATGCGTATTCACACCCAAAAAGTGATAAGTAAATCCAATCAGCTACCGACGACTGATCAACTCAAAGTGCAACAGAGCGAAAGCGAGAAACTAGCCAATGTGTCGCGCGAATCAGTCAATAGAGTTAGTACACTGCTTAGTACTTTATTGCAATTGCAAAATGCTTTGTGCGAGCAATTTTCCGAACAACGTAATGCTTTGAAAAAGTCGCTGAAACGTCCGCTGCCTATACAGGATCCTGAGGCGGATAACCACATACCGATTAAGCGTTTTGCCGATCACATCGATGCACATTTCCAAGAATTCAAGCCCTACCGCAATGCGGTACTGCTTAAATGGGATGATCGCACCAAACTGCTAACACCAGGCGCAGGCGCGAAAAAGAAATCGCTAACAGAAAATTATGATATTATACGAAAAATTGAGAATACTTTACAAAATCGCACCCTACTTGTTGAAAAATCTCAAACcttgaaaaatgaaattgatgGCGTAGAAGAAAGTGGAACTGTTGAAAATAGTGATTTAGAAGCTATACAAAAGCATAACCGaaatgtagagttatacgatgACAGTGACTTTTATCACCAGCAATTGCGTGAACTGATCGAGTACAAAACGAATACTTCGGTGAGCGCCAGCGAGATAACACAACAGTACGTGGAGCTGCAGAAGCTGCgacaaaaaatgaagaaaaaagttgatACGCGCGCCAGTAAAGGTCGTAAATTGCG CTACACGGTGCACAACAAATTGATAAATTTCATGGCGCCCGACGACACCTCAACGTGGACGGAGGAATCGAAAGATGAATTATACAGATCATTATTCGCAGCTTAA
- the LOC128863665 gene encoding AT-rich binding protein-like: MHFVSGIEQQLQQQTITIRKYVGTSATGSSCGGGGVVGGDTESTLSNVTSIHSQLQSLNETGDDAQKFYNSSLMNHQHQQHQQQLQQQLHQPAGSDKLIRPQVLRAMNKHSVLLQELHQRQTQAAASRNTQLATATTNLQQHLVTGCTATLTITTSTVTANASAVATATATVSAAAAAAAASAVVSPNKVATQMPSAGSGGGGGKTATILVSKSKTKTGLPLLLKNSINN; the protein is encoded by the exons ATGCATTTT GTTTCAGGTATAGAACAACAATTACAACAGCAGACGATTACCATTAGAAAATATGTCGGTACTTCGGCTACAGGCAGCAGCTGTGGCGGTGGTGGCGTTGTTGGTGGTGACACAGAGAGCACTCTTTCCAATGTTACATCAATTCACTCACAATTGCAATCTCTCAACGAAACAGGTGATGACGCACAAAAATTCTACAATAGTAGTCTAATGAATCACCAACAccagcagcaccagcagcagcTTCAACAGCAGTTGCATCAACCAGCCGGCAGTGATAAATTAATAAGACCACAAGTGTTGCGTGCAATGAACAAGCATTCCGTGCTACTACAGGAACTACATCAACGTCAGACGCAAGCAGCAGCAAGCAGAAACACACAACTAGCCACTGCAACTACTAACTTACAACAACACTTGGTAACCGGTTGTACAGCAACATTGACTATCACTACAAGCACAGTGACTGCTAACGCTAGCGCTGTGGCAACTGCAACAGCTACAGTGTCGGccgcagctgctgctgctgccgcttcgGCTGTTGTGTCGCCCAATAAGGTGGCTACACAAATGCCTAGTGCTGGCagtggcggtggcggtggcaAGACTGCAACTATACTtgtttcaaaatcaaaaactaaaACTGGTTTGCCGCTGCTACTTAAAAATTCGATTAACAATTAA
- the LOC128862728 gene encoding homer protein homolog 2 isoform X2, with product MKAVNVSFFYDSSRNLYRIISVEGTKAVINSTITPNMTFTQTSQKFGQWSDVRANTVYGLGFASEAELTKFVEKFQEVKEATKNAIKAANGSTAVTPTTSANTSPISSRMQQNDNTAIDPHTVEPPNMSNTNTQNANPDSPSHKLLPAAETKQELAAGAAPSPAPPAVTVSSSGSIVGVHTGGSAGATGEQQLKYENERLKMALAQSCANAKKWEIELATLKNNNIRLTSALQESTANVDEWKRQLHTYKEENIRLKRELDVIRAGGGGSVASGASGGGEIAEDLRREIGLLKGRIESLENELMSQEIELKAANMSLRDKSLDHNQMAKLSELNALFSKHITELFSVQKDMENMIHPAKST from the exons ATGAAAGCGGTGAATGTGAGTTTCTTTTACGACTCGTCTCGCAACCTGTATCGCATCATTAGCGTGGAAGGCACAAAAGCCGTTATTAATTCAACAATAACACCCAATATGACGTTTACGCAGACATCGCAGAAGTTTGGGCAGTGGAGTGATGTGCGTGCCAATACGGTTTACGGCTTAGGATTTGCTTCTGAGGCCGAATTAACGAAG TTCGTGGAAAAGTTCCAAGAAGTGAAGGAGGCAACAAAGAATGCAATAAAGGCTGCAAATG GTTCCACTGCTGTTACGCCTACAACGTCTGCCAATACATCACCTATTTCGTCGCGTATGCAACAGAACGATAACACCGCCATTGATCCGCATACTGTCGAACCACCAAATATGTCCAATACGAATACGCAAAATGCCAATCCGGATAGTCCATCTCATAAGCTGCTACCGGCAGCGGAAACAAAACAGGAACTGGCTGCAGGTGCCGCACCATCGCCTGCACCACCGGCGGTAACAGTATCCTCCAGTGGCAGTATTGTGGGTGTGCATACAGGTGGGAGTGCTGGTGCTACTGGTGAACAGCAACTTAAATACGAGAATGAACGACTTAAAATGGCATTAGCTCAAAG TTGTGCCAATGCTAAGAAGTGGGAAATCGAATTGGCCACATTGAAAAACAACAATATACGCCTGACAAGTGCATTGCAG GAATCCACCGCCAATGTAGACGAGTGGAAACGTCAGTTGCATACCTACAAGGAGGAAAATATAAGATTAAAACGAGAGCTGGACGTAATTCGTGCAGGCGGCGGTGGGAGCGTTGCTTCTGGAGCTTCAGGTGGGGGTGAGATAGCGGAAGATTTACGGCGTGAAATAGGTTTACTGAAAGGGCGCATCGAATCACTAGAAAATGAATTAATGAGTCAAGAAATCGAATTGAAAGCAGCAAATATGAGTTTACGCGATAAAAGTCTTGATCATAAC caaatggCGAAACTGAGCGAGTTGAATGCACTCTTTTCCAAGCACATAACAGAATTGTTTAGTGTACAAAAAGACATGGAAAATATGATTCATCCAGCAAAAAGCACTTGA
- the LOC128862728 gene encoding homer protein homolog 2 isoform X1, whose protein sequence is MGEQPIFTCQAHVFHIDPKTKRTWITASMKAVNVSFFYDSSRNLYRIISVEGTKAVINSTITPNMTFTQTSQKFGQWSDVRANTVYGLGFASEAELTKFVEKFQEVKEATKNAIKAANGSTAVTPTTSANTSPISSRMQQNDNTAIDPHTVEPPNMSNTNTQNANPDSPSHKLLPAAETKQELAAGAAPSPAPPAVTVSSSGSIVGVHTGGSAGATGEQQLKYENERLKMALAQSCANAKKWEIELATLKNNNIRLTSALQESTANVDEWKRQLHTYKEENIRLKRELDVIRAGGGGSVASGASGGGEIAEDLRREIGLLKGRIESLENELMSQEIELKAANMSLRDKSLDHNQMAKLSELNALFSKHITELFSVQKDMENMIHPAKST, encoded by the exons ATGGG CGAACAACCGATTTTCACCTGCCAGGCTCATGTCTTCCACATTGACCCGAAGACTAAACGCACATGGATTACGGCCAGTATGAAAGCGGTGAATGTGAGTTTCTTTTACGACTCGTCTCGCAACCTGTATCGCATCATTAGCGTGGAAGGCACAAAAGCCGTTATTAATTCAACAATAACACCCAATATGACGTTTACGCAGACATCGCAGAAGTTTGGGCAGTGGAGTGATGTGCGTGCCAATACGGTTTACGGCTTAGGATTTGCTTCTGAGGCCGAATTAACGAAG TTCGTGGAAAAGTTCCAAGAAGTGAAGGAGGCAACAAAGAATGCAATAAAGGCTGCAAATG GTTCCACTGCTGTTACGCCTACAACGTCTGCCAATACATCACCTATTTCGTCGCGTATGCAACAGAACGATAACACCGCCATTGATCCGCATACTGTCGAACCACCAAATATGTCCAATACGAATACGCAAAATGCCAATCCGGATAGTCCATCTCATAAGCTGCTACCGGCAGCGGAAACAAAACAGGAACTGGCTGCAGGTGCCGCACCATCGCCTGCACCACCGGCGGTAACAGTATCCTCCAGTGGCAGTATTGTGGGTGTGCATACAGGTGGGAGTGCTGGTGCTACTGGTGAACAGCAACTTAAATACGAGAATGAACGACTTAAAATGGCATTAGCTCAAAG TTGTGCCAATGCTAAGAAGTGGGAAATCGAATTGGCCACATTGAAAAACAACAATATACGCCTGACAAGTGCATTGCAG GAATCCACCGCCAATGTAGACGAGTGGAAACGTCAGTTGCATACCTACAAGGAGGAAAATATAAGATTAAAACGAGAGCTGGACGTAATTCGTGCAGGCGGCGGTGGGAGCGTTGCTTCTGGAGCTTCAGGTGGGGGTGAGATAGCGGAAGATTTACGGCGTGAAATAGGTTTACTGAAAGGGCGCATCGAATCACTAGAAAATGAATTAATGAGTCAAGAAATCGAATTGAAAGCAGCAAATATGAGTTTACGCGATAAAAGTCTTGATCATAAC caaatggCGAAACTGAGCGAGTTGAATGCACTCTTTTCCAAGCACATAACAGAATTGTTTAGTGTACAAAAAGACATGGAAAATATGATTCATCCAGCAAAAAGCACTTGA